Sequence from the Parus major isolate Abel chromosome 1, Parus_major1.1, whole genome shotgun sequence genome:
ACTTTTGGTCAAAAGGACTGAAAACTGGAACAATAAATTCTACCCTTTCCTCTGACCTCCTCTCCTGTCCCAATTTGGTGAAAAGCCTGACAAAAGAATGCTTcttctttacagaaaaagaatgcagctgttaaaaatacacacacacacacaaagatgAGACTGGTTCTGCTCCGGGGTCCTTTGTTCCGTGGGTTTCTCCTGGGAGCTCTATGCAGAGCGCCAGGTCAGCCCGTTCTTGCTAGGCTCCAGGAAATTCTCAATCAAAGCCTCAATCAGCTTCTGGAGCTCTTCTTCCAGCAGgcttctgtcactgcaggaaaGAACAGGGCCATGTCAGAGGTCTGGGAAACGCccaaacataaataaatgaacagcAACACCTGATGGGGATGGActggctctgctgtgtttcCTACCCCACCAGGAGCAGAGACTCCAAACTGCCTGCTTTAACAAGCTCCTTTTCAGCAGGGAttatcatggaatcacagaacggttttgggttggaaggaacttttAAAGATGGTGCCCAGAGCCCTCTAGTGGCCTTTTtcttcaattaaattaatttcaattaatacTGCAATAATCAGgtggtgaagccctggcacaggttgcccagagcacCTATGGCTGCCCCAAccctgggaatgtccaaggccaggttggagcaacctgggagagtgaaaggtgtccctgcccacggcagagGGGTGGAATAAGACTctctttaaggtcccttccaacacaaaccattccatgattccataaCAGAAGAGGTTTCTGTGGTATAAACACACCCTGGATTTACACCCCTCCTTTTAAACTAGCAGCAGCTCAACCCAGGTGAACAACATCtagctcctctccagcagctcagagtAACACAGCAGATTCCCAAAGGCAATGGGAGCCCACATGCCTGCAAACactcaccagcagcagcacaacctcagaagagaaagaaaggccTGGGTGTGGCACTCAGCGCCCTGGTCCGGTTTGACAAGGCAAGGGTTGGTCACCGGTTGGGCTCTGTGAGCTCAGAGAGCTCTCCTAGCCTAAACTCCATGCTTTTGTCACCCCATCACTATTTAACTGGAAGTGGGAGCTGTGTTTGTTAAGGAAGCCACGGTAGCAGATGCTGAGAGCTCCATGCCTGGCGTGTCCCCGCTGCGGGCACTGACCTGTGCCCGGGCAGCGCGCACATCTCGGCGTAGTACTTGATCTTGGGCTCGGTGCCGCTCGTGCGCAGCGTGGCCACGCAGCCGTTCTGGAAGGTGAACGTGATCATCTGGCTGCTCTTGCTCACTGGCAGCACCTACGAAACACCAGCAGCCCCTTACTgccactgcaggagctgcaggctcagCGAGTCAATAGAGGTCATCAGCTGTTGTGTCAGAATAGCCACGGCACTCCACACTGCCTCTCCCCCCCTGcatttcccttccagctcctgcaggcccTCCCCTGCAAACACACTCTAACTCACCGACTTCTTGTTCAGCTGGCTGCTGTCGTAGCCAGTGGTGACGTCCCGGACGTGCAAGATGTTGTAAACCCCACAGCACTTGGGGTAAGACTGAGGGCCATCGAAGTTCCGGAGCCTCTCAAATATACTTTTGATTGTGGGGGGATCATAGCACAGGAAATAGGAAGTCTTGGATATGTGATATCCATACCTACAAGCAGATTAATGTTCTCAGTTGTAGGATTCAGAGGGTTTTGGCACATTTGGTATCCGAGAGATCTCAGTACGAGGCTTAATTCTGACAAACACCATCCTTGTGTTAATCCTGGGATTGCATCCATCGCCATTCCTTCCACCTCTGCTGTTACAGATGccttctggcagtgggaagccattccttGTGTCCTGTCCCAAACCCCTCTCTAGCACTCCTGGAGCCCCCTGTGATTTATCTGCACTAGTGATGGGCTGTAAGCCATCCTacatcaaaaaaccccacaacgCTTTACCATGAGAAAACATCTGAGGGACACGTTtacttatatatatttaaagaaatattccttAGATTATTCCCAGCTCTGAAACAGTGAACCAGAATATTCTAATGAAAAGCACCACTCACGTTTCATAAATGTCAAGCAGTTTCTGTGCCAGGGTCAGGCTCTGGCCCTGCAGGTAAGTTGCCATTTCAGCAGTGACCACAGCTGCACTCACTCCATCCTTATCCAGCACTGATGTGCCACACATGAAGCCTAGGCAGAAAAAAGGGATTGTGGACAAATAACCTGATAGATTATTACACTGATTTACTCGACTAAAGTTTTAACCTTTGATCCTACAAAGGAAAATTGGCTGGTACATGGAAGCTGCTTTATTGCTGTATATGCAGGAGAAATCTAATTAACTTGGGGGTTATAGGGCTGGAAAGATAAGCACAACACCAGAACCAGCAAGTCAGATACAATTTATTATGAGAGCTGCCAAGTCAATTTGATGAGAGCAAAATATCAATGCTATTAACTACtaggataaaaataaagtactttCTCTGTGTTTGATTTCATAACTGAGATCAGTCCTTCCTATTCACATTCCCCCCTCAGTTCTCAACAGTTTAAAGGGATATCAGCACTCATACCAATAGACTCCTCAAATGCAAAGAGAACTTCTTTTCCATCATCCAGGAGATTTTTTACTCTGCTTCCAATCCATTTAAAACCAGGGAGTGTTTCCtaaaacagaggggaaagaaggagTGCTTAAAATGCATATTTCCAATTTAGtttaaattcacagaaaaaaaagtatagcCACCATTGCCTTCAATTCaaactaagaaaaacaaaaaaaagcccccacACACAGACCaaccaaagagaaaatataacaatgtattttaaattttagggTCAATGGGAAAGACTGCTGCAGAGTCAAAACACTAAAGCTTAAGGAtgttcttctgatttttttgaagTGATTTCCTTAAATTTAAATCTGATTAATTGATAAGCAGAAGAGGGACAATAAAGAAGCATCAGACGAGTCCTATCTTTAGTCCGGATGATGAATCCAAGGCAAAGAGCCACTGGAAAGCATTTTCCTAGTGGATACTCAACTAGGACATGAGGATCAAACCAAGGAAAAAGTGTGTCAGGGACTGTGATGCTCTGAGATCACATCAGATCATCTGTGCCTCTCATCAGATGAGACACAGTTATTCAGGAGGAAATGctacagaaatataaaagcaaCACTTTCAGGTGCTGGGAGGGGAGAGCACTGTTCTGGGGGTTTTTTACATAAATCATGCAAAAGGAGTCAAAAGCttagaaacagcttttctttgagAGAAGGAAGTTACAAGTAAAAAGGAAGGGGAGCTTTTAGAGAAGGCCAAGAGCTTCTGCAAATTCCtagcttctttttctttcagtcaaGTATGTCCTTTTCcattaacaaaacaaacagtagAGAGAGAACCAATCCACTACAAGGAACTGATGTTCTCCCTGATTGAACTTATCTGGCCAGTCACTCAAAATGGTTTTCAGAGTTGCTTTCAATTTTAAATTCCTCATTGtttggcaaaatatttattcctatTGCACATGTATTTAATTAAGAGACGGATAAACAACGTCCCTTTGGACATTTGTATGCTGTGCTATGATTTTGGGCACTCACCTCTCTCTTCTGGCTAGCATCTAACAGAAACCAGATTTAATTTGGATGCAGGAACTAAACTGTCAGTCTGGGGGGAGCACCCCCAGTTTCTTTTTTAGGAAGTTCTTAAAGCTGCAATAAAGATCTGAACACAAGAGCtcctctgcctgtccccacCTGAAGTAAACCCAAACTCAAAATGTGCTGGCACGGGGCACCTGAAGGGCCTTTGTGTAACCTCCAAGCGCTCATTACAAACCCATCAACACTCCAGTGACCACAGCAGGCTGCACAAACCTCCCTTCTCTCACACTGAAGAATTTCTCTCTAGGGAGATAACCACAGCTAAGGTATTGCTGTTATCTGGAACCAGGTGTTAATTTGTGTCCCTGTTACTGAGCTTTGTCCAGGCTGATCTCCCAGTCTGAGAACACTGAGGAGATTGAAATTGGGCTTGTCTGGGTGAAAGAACATTCTCTTCGAGTTGGAATCCCTCACAACTCCCAGCCAGAAGCCTGGAAGGCCCCTGCCTGCTTTCCATTCCGTGAGGTCAGGCAGGGGTTCAGATGGAGACACAGCACATCACCCGCACTCACCTCAAAGTGAAATCCCTCTTTAAGTGCAATTGCCCTCAAAATCTTGGAGGAGACTGTGGTTGCCAGCATGTAAACATTCCTTACATCAGCATCTGGGGAGCAGTTCTCCTTCCAGCGGGAAAACATCCACCAGCCAAACAAGGCTGCCAGCTCATTGCCCGTGAACACcttccagcagccactgcagggagaggcaaggtgagggctggggacagaagTTCTGCAGTCACTGAACACCAAAGGGGCAAGGTGAGGGCTGGGAACAGGAGTTCTACAGTCACTGAACACCAGAGAGGGCTGGGAACAGGAGTTCTGCAGTCACTGAGCACCAGAGGGGCAAGATGAGTGTTGGGGACAGTATCTCTGCAATCACTGAGCACCAGAGAGGCAAGGTGAGGGATGTGGACAGGAGTTCTGCAGTCACCGAACACCAAAGGGGCAAggtgagggatggggacaggagtTCTGCAGTCACTGAACACCAAAGGGGCAAggtgagggatggggacaggagtTCTGCAGTCACTGANAGGGGCAAggtgagggatggggacaggagtTCTGCAGTCACTGAACACCAAAGGGGCAAggtgagggatggggacaggagtTCTGCAGTCACTGAGCACCAgagagggctggggacaggagttCTGCAGTCACTGAGCACCAGAGGGGCAAGATGAGTGTTGGGGACAGTATCTCTGCAATCACTGAGCACCAGAAAGGCAAGgtgagtgctggggacaggagttCTACAGTCACTGAACACCAAAGGGGCAAggtgagggatggggacaggagtTCTGCAGTCACTGAGCACCAGAGAGGCAAGGTGAGGGCTGGGAACAGGAGTTCTGCAGTCACTGAACACCAgagagggctggggacagaagTTCTGCAGTCACTGAGCACCAGAGAGGCAAGGTGAGGGCTGGGAACAGGAGTTCTACAGTCACTGAACACCAGAGAGGGCTGGGAACAGGAGTTCTGCAGTCACCGAACACCAAAGGGGCAAAgtgagggatggggacaggagtTCTGCAGTCACTGAGCACCAGAGGGGCAAGGTGAGTGTTTGTGACAGGATCTCTGCAATCACTGAACACCAGAGAGGCAGAGTGAGGACTGGGGACAG
This genomic interval carries:
- the PGM2L1 gene encoding glucose 1,6-bisphosphate synthase isoform X2, whose translation is MGAGFCYINDLTVIQSTQGIYKYLERNFSDFKQRGFVVGYDTRGQVTSNCSSKKLAKLTAAVLLAKDVLVYFFSTYVPTPFVPYAVQQLGAVAGVMITASHNRKEDNGYKVYWENGAQITSPHDKEIIKCIEECVEPWNGSWNENLVDTSPLRQDPLKKICDSYMEDLTKICYHRELNVQSSLKFVHTSFHGVGHDYVQLAFKAFGFQPPIPVPEQKDPDPDFSTVKCPNPEEGESVLELSLRLAEKEDAKVVVATDPDADRLAVAEQQGNGCWKVFTGNELAALFGWWMFSRWKENCSPDADVRNVYMLATTVSSKILRAIALKEGFHFEETLPGFKWIGSRVKNLLDDGKEVLFAFEESIGFMCGTSVLDKDGVSAAVVTAEMATYLQGQSLTLAQKLLDIYETYGYHISKTSYFLCYDPPTIKSIFERLRNFDGPQSYPKCCGVYNILHVRDVTTGYDSSQLNKKSVLPVSKSSQMITFTFQNGCVATLRTSGTEPKIKYYAEMCALPGHSDRSLLEEELQKLIEALIENFLEPSKNGLTWRSA